The following are encoded in a window of Arvicanthis niloticus isolate mArvNil1 chromosome 1, mArvNil1.pat.X, whole genome shotgun sequence genomic DNA:
- the LOC117722448 gene encoding glutathione S-transferase P 2-like isoform X1, producing MPPYTIFYFPSRGRCEVMRMLLADQGQTWKEEVVTLDVWEQGTFKASCLFGQIPKFQDGELTLYQSNAILRHLGRSFGLYGKNQQEAALVDMVNDGLEDVFRRIARQYLHIYKGGKDQCLKELPGHLKPFETLLAQNKGGQSFIVGDQISFADYRLLDVLLNLEVLFPGYLNDFPLFSAYVARLKARPKLKAFLKSPEHVNRVLAACIKM from the exons A TGCCACCTTACACCATCTTCTATTTCCCCTCCCGAG GGCGCTGCGAGGTTATGCGCATGCTGTTAGCTGACCAGGGCCAGACCTGGAAGGAGGAGGTGGTGACCTTGGATGTTTGGGAGCAAGGAACATTCAAGGCTTCCTGT CTGTTTGGGCAGATCCCTAAGTTCCAGGATGGAGAGCTCACTCTGTACCAGTCCAATGCCATCCTACGGCACCTGGGCCGCTCCTTCG GGCTCTATGGCAAAAACCAACAAGAGGCAGCCCTGGTGGACATGGTGAACGACGGACTGGAAGACGTGTTTAGGCGCATTGCCCGGCAGTATCTCCATATCTAT AAGGGGGGCAAGGACCAGTGTCTGAAGGAGCTTCCAGGACACCTGAAGCCATTTGAAACTCTCCTGGCCCAGAACAAAGGTGGCCAGTCCTTCATCGTTGGTGATCAG ATCTCCTTTGCTGACTACCGCCTGCTAGACGTGCTTCTGAACCTGGAAGTCCTGTTCCCTGGTTACCTGAATGACTTCCCCCTGTTCTCCGCCTATGTGGCACGCCTCAAAGCCCGACCCAAACTCAAGGCCTTCCTGAAGTCTCCTGAGCATGTGAACCGTGTCCTTGCTGCTTGCATAAAGATG
- the LOC117722448 gene encoding glutathione S-transferase P 2-like isoform X2 codes for MKGTSNNSLLGRCEVMRMLLADQGQTWKEEVVTLDVWEQGTFKASCLFGQIPKFQDGELTLYQSNAILRHLGRSFGLYGKNQQEAALVDMVNDGLEDVFRRIARQYLHIYKGGKDQCLKELPGHLKPFETLLAQNKGGQSFIVGDQISFADYRLLDVLLNLEVLFPGYLNDFPLFSAYVARLKARPKLKAFLKSPEHVNRVLAACIKM; via the exons ATGAAGGGCACAAGCAATAACAGTCTTCTGG GGCGCTGCGAGGTTATGCGCATGCTGTTAGCTGACCAGGGCCAGACCTGGAAGGAGGAGGTGGTGACCTTGGATGTTTGGGAGCAAGGAACATTCAAGGCTTCCTGT CTGTTTGGGCAGATCCCTAAGTTCCAGGATGGAGAGCTCACTCTGTACCAGTCCAATGCCATCCTACGGCACCTGGGCCGCTCCTTCG GGCTCTATGGCAAAAACCAACAAGAGGCAGCCCTGGTGGACATGGTGAACGACGGACTGGAAGACGTGTTTAGGCGCATTGCCCGGCAGTATCTCCATATCTAT AAGGGGGGCAAGGACCAGTGTCTGAAGGAGCTTCCAGGACACCTGAAGCCATTTGAAACTCTCCTGGCCCAGAACAAAGGTGGCCAGTCCTTCATCGTTGGTGATCAG ATCTCCTTTGCTGACTACCGCCTGCTAGACGTGCTTCTGAACCTGGAAGTCCTGTTCCCTGGTTACCTGAATGACTTCCCCCTGTTCTCCGCCTATGTGGCACGCCTCAAAGCCCGACCCAAACTCAAGGCCTTCCTGAAGTCTCCTGAGCATGTGAACCGTGTCCTTGCTGCTTGCATAAAGATG